CGCGCGCCGGGGGTCCCCGCCGTTCGGGGGGTCGACGGGGGCCCGGACGGGGCCTCCCGGCACCGCGGGGGGCGGCGCAGCAGCGATGATGGGCGACGTGACCAGCACCCCGACCGTCGACGCCCTGCACCAGATGGTCTCGCTGCTCGCCGACGTCGAGCACGTGTCGCCGGGGGCGCCGTTCTACGACCGCCTCGCCGAGGCCGCCTGCCGCATGGCCGGCATGCACCGGGCGATCATCTTCCTCTACGACGACGAGGAGCGCCGCGTGCGCAGCGTCGGCGCGCACGGCATCGAGGCGTCCGCGTTCGCCGACCTCCAGGTGACCGCGCGGACCGTGCCGATCGCGCTGCGCGCCCTCAGCGACGACGCGGTCGTCGAGGCCGGCCCACAGGTCGAGCGCGACATCCCGCCCGAGCTCGTCGAGCGGTTCAACGCCGAGCACGTCGCCTGCTCGCCGATGTCCGCGGGCGGCAAGTGGTTCGGGGTCGTGCTCGTCGACCGCAAGGACCCGCACCCCCTCCAGGCGCAGGAGCGCGAGGCGCTGTTCCTCCTGGGCAAGCTCGCGGCGCTCGCCGCCGCCGCCCGGCTCGCCACCCGCCAGCAGGAGCAGACGCGGCGCCTGGCCGAGCGGATCGACCTCGCCCGCGACGTCCACGACCACGCGATCCAGCGGCTGTTCGGCGTGTCGCTCGCGCTCGCGGGCGACGGCCCGCTCGACGCCGAGGACCGCGCGCGCTGCGCCGCCGAGGTCGAGACCGCGCTCCAGGAGCTGCGCGACGTCGTCCAGCGGCCGCTCGCGCGCGTGACGCGCCCGGACGCCCCGGGCTTCCAGGACGAGCTCGGGCGGCTCGTCGCCCGCGAGGCGGGGCCCGCGGTCACCGTCGAGCAGGACGGCCCGGTGCCCGCCGCGCTGGACGCGCTGGCCGCGTCGGTGCTGCGCGAGGCCGTCCGCAACGTCCGCAAGCATGCGCGCGCCAGCACCGTGGTCGTGCGCGTCGGCGCCCACGGCGACGCGTTCCGGCTCGAGGTCGTCAACGACGGGGTGCCGGACGCGACGCCGACGGTCCCGTCGACCGGCCTGGGCCTGCGGCTCGCCGCGTTCGAGGCACTGGGTGCGGGAGGTCTCGTGGAGTTCGGTCGAGCGGAGGAGAGCACATGGCGGGTCAGGCTGACGGCACCGCTGCCGTCGTGAACGACGAGGGCAGCAGCTACGACGGGCCACGCCTGCGCGTCCTGATCGTCGACGACCACGACGTCGTCCACTGGGGGCTGCGGCTGATGCTCGGCCGCCAGCCCTGGGTCCGCGGCTGCCTGCACGCCCGCACCGGCGACGAGGCGCAGGACCTCGCGCGCCGCGGCAGCCCGCACGTGGCGCTCGTCGACCTGTTCGTCGCCGAGGAGTCCGGACCCGAGATCTGCTCGCGAATCCTCGAGGTCTCGCCGTCCACGCGGGTCGCGTTCATCTCCGGGGCGGGCCGGATCAGCGCCGCCGCGGCACGCGCCGCGGGCGCCCGCGGGTTCGTCCCCAAGGACTGGCCGGCCGACAAGGTCGCCGACGCGGTCCGGGCGCTCGGCAACGGCCGCACCGTCTTCGCCGAGGCGCCCGACACGCCCGCCGCGTCGCTCTCGCCGCGCGAGCGGGACGTCCTCGAGCTGATCGCGACCGGCGCCACGAACGCCGAGATCGCCGCCACGCTGCACCTCTCGCCGCACACGGTGAAGGAGCACGCCAGCGCCGTGTACCGCAAGCTCGAGGTCCGCAACCGGGCCGAGGCGGTGCAGCGCGCGCAGCGCCTCGGGCTCGTCGCCTGACCGTCCCCCGCCGTTCGTCGGGTCGGCCCGCGGGCGACCCCCCGGACCGGCGGGGACCCCACCCGCGGGCCCCGCACCGCGCCCGCCGACGGTGGGAGGTTCGACGGGATGCCGAGCACCGCCATCCTCTTCCCGGGACAGGGGAGCCACACCGCCGAGATGGCCGCGGAGACCGCGGCCCTGCGGCCGGACCTGCTCGCCCACGTCGTCGAGGTCGTGGGGGAGGACCCGTTCCCGCGCGCCGCGGAGAGCACCGCGTTCGCGCAGCCCGCGATCCTCTGCGCCGCGCTCGCGCGCTTCTCGCAGCTGGCCCCGACGCTCGACGGGCCGGTCGTCGCGCTCGGCCACTCGCTCGGCGAGCTCGGGGCGCTCGTCGCCGCCGGGCAGCTCGACGAGCTCGACGCCCTCGCCCTCGCCGCCGAACGCGGGCGGCTCATGGCCGCCGCGGGCACGGGCGGCATGGTCGCGGTCCTCGGCGGCACGATCGAGCAGGCCACCGAGCTCGCGGACTCCTTCGGGCTCACCGTCGCCAACGACAACGCGCCCGGGCAGGTCGTGCTCGCCGGCAGCGAGGCCGACACGAAGGCCGCCGCCCGCGGGGCGCGCGGCGTCGGGCTGCGCGCGCTGCGCCTCGACGTCACCGGCGCGTTCCACTCCCCGGCGATGGCCGCCGCCCGCGACGGCTTCGAGGCGGCGCTGCACGCCGCGACCTTCACCGACGTGCCCGTCGGCTCCGCGGCGTTCTCGCCGACGACCGTCGCGCCGGTCACCGACCCGGTCGCCGTGCTCTCGCAGGCGCTGACCTCCCCGGTGCGGTTCCGCGAGGCGGTCCTCGCGCTCCACGAGGCCGGGGTGCGCCGCTGGATCGAGACCGGCCCCGGCGACGTCCTCGCGAAGCTCGTCGGCCGGATCCTCGATGCGCCCGACGTCCGCGTCCACACCGTGCGGGAGGCCGCCGATGTCGCCTGAGACCGCGACCGCGACGGTCGCCCCGGCGGCGCCCGCCCGGCCCGCCGGGCTGCGCGTCGCGACGATCGGCGCGGCCTGCCACGCGCTCCCCGCCACCGTGCTGGGCACCGACGAGATCGCGGCCCGGCTCGGCGTCGAGGGCGACTGGCTCGTCAGCCGCACCGGCATCCGCTCACGCCGGGTGCTCGCCGAGGGCGAGCTGCTCACCGACCTCTGCGAGGCGGCGGCGCGCGGCTCGCTGGCCCGCGCCGGCCTGGCCGCGGCCGACGTCGACCTCGTCCTCGTCTGCACGATCACGCCCGACCAGCGCTGCCCGGCGCTCGCGCCGCTGCTCGCCGACCGCCTCGGGGCGAGCGGTGCGTTCGCGATGGACGTGGGGGCCGCGTGCACCGGGTACCTCGCCGGCCTCACCGTCGCCGCCGCCCAGATCGAGACCGGGCGCGCGCGCACCGTGCTGCTCGTCGGGGCCGACGCGATCCGCACCCGCCTCGTCGACCCGGACGACCGCGCCACCGCCGGCCTGTTCGGCGACGGCGCCGCCGCGACCGTCCTGCGCGCCGCCGACCCGGACCCGGGCGGCGGCCCGGCGGGGGTCGGGCCGGTGCTGCTCGGCGCCGACGGCGCGGGCGCCCCACACATCCACGCGGGCGTCGACACGCCGCTGCACATGGACGGCCACGAGACCTTCCGCACCGCCATCACCCGGCTGTCCGACATGGCGCTCCAGGCCTGCGCCGCCGCCGGCGTGACGTTGCAGGACATCGATCTCGTCGTCATGCACCAGGCCAACCAGCGCATCACCGCCGCGGTCGGCCGCCGCCTCGGGATCGCCGACGACCGGGTCGTCGACTGCATCGAGCACGTCGGCAACCTCTCCGGCGGCTCGATCCCCGTCGCGCTGTCGCTCGCCGCCGACGAGGGCCGCCTGCCCGACGGCGCGCTCGTGCTGCTCGCCGCCTTCGGCGCCGGGTTCACCTGGGGCGGCAGCGTCGTGCGCTGGGGCCTGCCGACCGCCGACCCGACCACCGCCCTCCAGGAGCCCGCATGAGCACCGCCACGCAGACCACGCCCGACCGTCCCGCCGCCCCGGCGGTCGCCGTCCGCGCGCCCGCGCTCGTCACGGGCGGCTCGCGCGGCATCGGCGCCGCGACCGCCCGCGCCCTCGCCGCCGCCGGGCATCCGGTCGCCGTCGCCTACCGCTCCGGCGCCGACGAGGCCCGCGCGGTCGTCGCCTCGATCGAGGAGCTCGGCGGGCGCGCCGTAGCGATCCAGGCGGACGTCACCGACCCCGACGCCGACGTGCGGCTGCTCGACGGGGCCGCCGAAGGGCTCGGCGACCGCGTCCTCGTCCTCGTCAACAACGCAGGGGTGCGCGTCGACGGGCTCACCGCCCAGCTCGACGACGCCGGCTGGGACACGACGATCGACACGAACCTCAGCGCCGCGTTCCGGCTGACCCGCCGCGCGCTCGGTCCGATGCTGCGCGCCCGCCACGGTCGCGTCGTGAACGTCAGCTCGATCGCCGGGCTGCGCGCGAACGCCGGCCAGCCCGCCTACGCCGCCGCGAAGGCCGGGCTGATGGCGTTCACCAGCACCGCCGCGGTCGAGGTCGCGCGCCGCGGCGTCACCGTCAACGCGGTCGCCCCCGGCTTCATCGCCACGGACATGACCGCCGACCTGCCGACCGACGAGCTCGCCCGGAGCATCCCCGCGCGCCGCCTCGGGACCCCCGAGGAGATCGCCGCGGCAATCGCCTTCCTCGTCTCCGACGCGGCCGCCTACATCACCGGAACCACCCTCGTGGTCGACGGCGGACTGTCCGCCTAGACCCGCACACCCAGAGAGCAAAGGAACCCCACATGTCATCCACCACCGTCACCCCCGAGGCCGTCGAGGCCGTCATCTTCGAGGCGCTGAAGGGCTTCGGCGTCGAGGAGGAGCTGCTGACCCGCGACGCCGAGATCACCGCCCTGGACATCGACTCGCTCGACCTCGCGGAGCTCGCGCAGGTCCTCGACGACGAGCTCGGCGTCGAGATCAAGGGCGACGACGTCAAGGGCATCACGATCGTCGCGGACCTCATCGACCGCGTGGTCGCGAAGGCCGCATGAGCCGCGTCGTCGTCACCGGGGTCGGAGCGGTCACCCCGCTGGGCGTCGGCGCCGCGCAGCTCCACGAGGGCTGGGTCGGCGCGCGCAGCGGGATCGAGGCCGGCATCGGCGCCTGCTCCGACTTCGAGCCGACGACGGTCCTCAGCCGCAAGGAGGCGCGGCGCGCCGACCGCTGCACGCAGCTCGCGCTCGCCGCCGCCCACGAGGCGCTCGAGCAGGCCGGGTTCGCGGCCGGGCTGCCGTACGACGCGTCACGCGTCGCCTGCGTGCTCGGCACCGGCATCGGCGGCGTGACGACGCTCGAGCACGGCCACGACATGCTCCGCGACCGCGGCCCCGAGAAGGTGCCGCCGCTGAGCGTGCCGATGATGATGCCCAACGCCCCCGCCGGGCAGGTCGCGATGCACCACGGCCTGCGCGGCGAGTCCTTCGGCGTCGTGTCCGCCTGCGCGGCGGGCGCGCACGCGATCGGCGCCGCGATGCGCATGGTCCGGGCCGGGGACGCCGACGCGGTCGTCTGCGGGGGCGCGGAGTCCGCGCTCACGCCGCTCACGCACGCGGCGTTCGCCGCGCTGGACGCCACGTCCGCCTCCGGGATCTCGCGGCCGTTCGACGCGCGCCGCGACGGCTTTGTCATGGGGGAGGGGGCCGGTGTCCTCGTCCTCGAGCGCGAGGAGGACGCCCGCGCCCGCGGTGCGGAGATCCTCGGCGTGATCGCCGGCTACGGCGCCACGTCCGACGCGCACCACCTGACCGCACCGCACCCGGAGGGCGAGGGGGCGGCCGAGGCGATCGCCCGCGCGCTCCTGGACGCGAAGCTCGCCGCCGCCGACGTCGACTACGTCAACGCGCACGGCACCTCGACCCCGCTGAACGACCGCGCCGAGACGCTCGCGATCGAGCGCGCGCTCGGGGACCGCGCCCGCGAGATCCCCGTGTCGTCGCTGAAGTCGGCGATCGGCCACCTGCTCGGCGCCGCCGGGGCGGTCGAGTCGATCGCGACGATCATGGCGCTTCGCGACGGCGTCGCGCCGCCGACGCTCGGCTGGGAGGAGCGCGAGGTCGGCATGGAGCTCGACTACGTGCCCGGGCAGGCCAAGCCGCTCGCCGTCCGCGACCGGCCGCCGGTCGCGCTGTCCAACTCGTTCGGCTTCGGCGGCCACAACGCCGTCGTCTGCCTGCAGGGAGCCGCCGCATGAGCACCCCGATGCGCACCGCCGGGATGGCGGAGACCGAGGTCCCGATCGGCCGCCCGCGCGCGCCGTTCCCGGGCCGCCCGCCCGCCGCGGCCGCCGCGCCGACGCCGGCCGCGCCCGCCGCGCCGCTGACCACCGTGCAGCGACTCGAGCGGCTCTGCGACCCGGGCTCGCTGCGCGTGCTGCGCAGCGAGGTCCGCTCCCCGTTCACCGACCGCGCGGGGGACGGGGACGGCGTCGCCGTCGGCTCCGGGGAGATCGACGGCCGCCCGGTCGTCGTCTACGCCGAGGACCCCAAGGCGCTCGGCGGCTCGCTCGGCGCCGCGCACGCGATGTCGATCTGTCGCGCCATGGACATCGCCGAGCGGGCCCAGGTGCCGGTCGTCGGCCTCGTCTCCAGCGCCGGCGCCCGCCTGCAGGAGGGCCTCGCCGCGCTCGCCGGGTACGGCGAGATCTTCCACCGGATCGTCAAGCTCTCCGGGGTCGTGCCGCAGATCAGCGTCGTCTGCGGGCCATCCGCCGGCGGCGGCGCGTACGCGCCCGCGCTCACCGACCTCGTGATCATGACCCGCGAGGCCGCGATGTTCCTCACCGGCCCCGGGGTGGTGCGCGAGGTCATGGCCGAGGACGTCGACGCCGCCGCGCTCGGCGGCCCGCGCGTGCAGTCCACCAACGGGGTCTGCCACCTCGTCGGCGAGGACGAGGCGCAGGCCGTGCAGCTCGCGCGCCGCGCGCTGTCCTACCTGCCGTCGTTCGCGGGCGGGCCGCTGCCGCAGCGCCCGTACACCCACGAGCACGCCGACCCGGGCCGGCACGTCCCGGCCGAGCACCGCAAGGTCTACGACGTCCGCGACGTGATCGGCGACGTCGTCGACCGCGGCGCGATGCTCGAGCTCGCCCCGCGCTGGGCGCGCAACATCGTCACCGCGTTCGCGCGCGTGGAGGGCTCCCCGGTCGGGGTGCTCGCCAACCAGCCGCGCCATCTCGGCGGCGTGATCGACGCCGACGCCGCCCAGAAGGCCGCGCGGTTCGTGCGCACCTGCCACCTGTTCGGCCTGCCGCTCGTCGTGCTCGTCGACACCCCGGGCTTCCTGCCCGGCACCCGTCAGGAGTCCGCGGGCGTGATCCGCCACGGCGCGAAGCTCGTCCACGCGTTCGCGGAGGCCGACGTCCCGAAGATCACGTTCGTCCTGCGCAAGAGCTACGGCGGCGCGCACATCGCGATGAACTCCGGGGCGCTCGGCGCCGACATGACGTTCGCCTGGCCGGCCGCGCAGCTCGGCGTGATGGGCGCCCCGCAGGCCGTCCAGTTCGTCAACAAGCGCGAGCTCGCCGCCGCGGAGGACCCCGTGGCCGAGCGCTCCCGCCTCGCCGCGATCTACGAGGAGCAGCAGCTCGACTCGCGGGTCGCCGCGACCGGCGGCTGGGTCGACGAGCGCATCGACCCGGCCGACACCCGGGACCGCGTCGCCTGGGCGATGCGGCTGCTCGCCGGCCGGACCCGCAGCACGCCCCGCGCCCACAACATCCCGCTCTAGGAGGCCTGACCGATGTTCGGCACCGCACCGTGGTTCGACGACCTGCAGGAGGGGGCGAGCGTCCCCGGACGGGGGCGCACCGTCACCGAGGCGGACGTCGTCGCCTTCGCCACGCTCACCGGCGACTTCCACCCCCAGCACGTCGACGAGGCGTGGTCCGCCGACGGCCCGTTCGGCGGTCGCGTCGCGCACGGCATGCTGATCGCGTCCTACGCGGTCGGCCTGCTGCAGCTGCCGTTCGAGCGGATCGTCGCGCTGCGCCGCGTCAAGGACCTGACGTTCAAGCGGCCGGTCCGGCTCGGGGACACGATCCGGGCTGAGGCGACGATCGAGGCGCTGCGCGACCTCGACGACCAGGCCGGCATGGTCACCTGCCGCGTGAAGGTGCTCGGGGCGGGCGGGCAGCTCGTCGCCCGGATGGCGATCGAGGTGCTCTGGCGCCGCGAGCAGCCCGTCGCCGCGCCCGAGGAGCCGTCGGTCGACGACGCGCTCGCCTCCCTGGCCCGTCCCCGGACCCCCGCCTTCGTGGCGATCCCGTTCTGATGGCCGGTCTGCTGGAGGGGCGCCGCCTGCTCGTCACCGGCGTCGTCACGAAGAGCTCGATCGCCTTCCACGTCGCCCGGCGCGCGCAGGAGGAGGGGGCGGAGGTCCTGCTGACCGGGTTCGGCCGCAC
The sequence above is a segment of the Paraconexibacter algicola genome. Coding sequences within it:
- a CDS encoding sensor histidine kinase; this encodes MTSTPTVDALHQMVSLLADVEHVSPGAPFYDRLAEAACRMAGMHRAIIFLYDDEERRVRSVGAHGIEASAFADLQVTARTVPIALRALSDDAVVEAGPQVERDIPPELVERFNAEHVACSPMSAGGKWFGVVLVDRKDPHPLQAQEREALFLLGKLAALAAAARLATRQQEQTRRLAERIDLARDVHDHAIQRLFGVSLALAGDGPLDAEDRARCAAEVETALQELRDVVQRPLARVTRPDAPGFQDELGRLVAREAGPAVTVEQDGPVPAALDALAASVLREAVRNVRKHARASTVVVRVGAHGDAFRLEVVNDGVPDATPTVPSTGLGLRLAAFEALGAGGLVEFGRAEESTWRVRLTAPLPS
- a CDS encoding response regulator transcription factor, which encodes MAGQADGTAAVVNDEGSSYDGPRLRVLIVDDHDVVHWGLRLMLGRQPWVRGCLHARTGDEAQDLARRGSPHVALVDLFVAEESGPEICSRILEVSPSTRVAFISGAGRISAAAARAAGARGFVPKDWPADKVADAVRALGNGRTVFAEAPDTPAASLSPRERDVLELIATGATNAEIAATLHLSPHTVKEHASAVYRKLEVRNRAEAVQRAQRLGLVA
- a CDS encoding ACP S-malonyltransferase, which produces MPSTAILFPGQGSHTAEMAAETAALRPDLLAHVVEVVGEDPFPRAAESTAFAQPAILCAALARFSQLAPTLDGPVVALGHSLGELGALVAAGQLDELDALALAAERGRLMAAAGTGGMVAVLGGTIEQATELADSFGLTVANDNAPGQVVLAGSEADTKAAARGARGVGLRALRLDVTGAFHSPAMAAARDGFEAALHAATFTDVPVGSAAFSPTTVAPVTDPVAVLSQALTSPVRFREAVLALHEAGVRRWIETGPGDVLAKLVGRILDAPDVRVHTVREAADVA
- a CDS encoding 3-oxoacyl-ACP synthase III family protein gives rise to the protein MSPETATATVAPAAPARPAGLRVATIGAACHALPATVLGTDEIAARLGVEGDWLVSRTGIRSRRVLAEGELLTDLCEAAARGSLARAGLAAADVDLVLVCTITPDQRCPALAPLLADRLGASGAFAMDVGAACTGYLAGLTVAAAQIETGRARTVLLVGADAIRTRLVDPDDRATAGLFGDGAAATVLRAADPDPGGGPAGVGPVLLGADGAGAPHIHAGVDTPLHMDGHETFRTAITRLSDMALQACAAAGVTLQDIDLVVMHQANQRITAAVGRRLGIADDRVVDCIEHVGNLSGGSIPVALSLAADEGRLPDGALVLLAAFGAGFTWGGSVVRWGLPTADPTTALQEPA
- the fabG gene encoding 3-oxoacyl-ACP reductase FabG is translated as MSTATQTTPDRPAAPAVAVRAPALVTGGSRGIGAATARALAAAGHPVAVAYRSGADEARAVVASIEELGGRAVAIQADVTDPDADVRLLDGAAEGLGDRVLVLVNNAGVRVDGLTAQLDDAGWDTTIDTNLSAAFRLTRRALGPMLRARHGRVVNVSSIAGLRANAGQPAYAAAKAGLMAFTSTAAVEVARRGVTVNAVAPGFIATDMTADLPTDELARSIPARRLGTPEEIAAAIAFLVSDAAAYITGTTLVVDGGLSA
- a CDS encoding phosphopantetheine-binding protein is translated as MSSTTVTPEAVEAVIFEALKGFGVEEELLTRDAEITALDIDSLDLAELAQVLDDELGVEIKGDDVKGITIVADLIDRVVAKAA
- a CDS encoding beta-ketoacyl-[acyl-carrier-protein] synthase family protein; amino-acid sequence: MSRVVVTGVGAVTPLGVGAAQLHEGWVGARSGIEAGIGACSDFEPTTVLSRKEARRADRCTQLALAAAHEALEQAGFAAGLPYDASRVACVLGTGIGGVTTLEHGHDMLRDRGPEKVPPLSVPMMMPNAPAGQVAMHHGLRGESFGVVSACAAGAHAIGAAMRMVRAGDADAVVCGGAESALTPLTHAAFAALDATSASGISRPFDARRDGFVMGEGAGVLVLEREEDARARGAEILGVIAGYGATSDAHHLTAPHPEGEGAAEAIARALLDAKLAAADVDYVNAHGTSTPLNDRAETLAIERALGDRAREIPVSSLKSAIGHLLGAAGAVESIATIMALRDGVAPPTLGWEEREVGMELDYVPGQAKPLAVRDRPPVALSNSFGFGGHNAVVCLQGAAA
- a CDS encoding acyl-CoA carboxylase subunit beta, which translates into the protein MSTPMRTAGMAETEVPIGRPRAPFPGRPPAAAAAPTPAAPAAPLTTVQRLERLCDPGSLRVLRSEVRSPFTDRAGDGDGVAVGSGEIDGRPVVVYAEDPKALGGSLGAAHAMSICRAMDIAERAQVPVVGLVSSAGARLQEGLAALAGYGEIFHRIVKLSGVVPQISVVCGPSAGGGAYAPALTDLVIMTREAAMFLTGPGVVREVMAEDVDAAALGGPRVQSTNGVCHLVGEDEAQAVQLARRALSYLPSFAGGPLPQRPYTHEHADPGRHVPAEHRKVYDVRDVIGDVVDRGAMLELAPRWARNIVTAFARVEGSPVGVLANQPRHLGGVIDADAAQKAARFVRTCHLFGLPLVVLVDTPGFLPGTRQESAGVIRHGAKLVHAFAEADVPKITFVLRKSYGGAHIAMNSGALGADMTFAWPAAQLGVMGAPQAVQFVNKRELAAAEDPVAERSRLAAIYEEQQLDSRVAATGGWVDERIDPADTRDRVAWAMRLLAGRTRSTPRAHNIPL
- a CDS encoding MaoC family dehydratase, with translation MFGTAPWFDDLQEGASVPGRGRTVTEADVVAFATLTGDFHPQHVDEAWSADGPFGGRVAHGMLIASYAVGLLQLPFERIVALRRVKDLTFKRPVRLGDTIRAEATIEALRDLDDQAGMVTCRVKVLGAGGQLVARMAIEVLWRREQPVAAPEEPSVDDALASLARPRTPAFVAIPF